The following is a genomic window from Bacteroides sp..
GTAGGGAATCCTGGGCGCCAGGAATTCGATGCCCACCTTGTTGATGTTTTCGATCATCCACTTGGCCACGTTCAGGTGCATCTCGCCCTGTCCCGAGAGGATCACCTGCTTGAGTTCCTTCGAGTGTTCATAGGTGAGGGTGGGGTCGATGTTGTACATTTCCTTGAGGATCCCTGCCAGTTTTTCTTCGTCGGCGGTGTTTTTGGCTTTCACAGCCATGCGGATCTTGGCTTCGGGGAACACGATGGGCGACACCATCTGGCCCTGGTTCTTGGAGGAAGTCAGGCTGTTGTTGGTGTGGGTGTCTTTCAGTTTGATGGTGGCGGCAATGTCGCCGGGCATCACTTTCTCGACCTTCTGGCGGTTCTTTCCGGCCACGGCAAAAAGCTGAGAGAGTCTTTCCTTGGAGCCGGTGTTGGCGTTGACCAGGTCGATGGATTCGGCGATGGTGCCATTGTAAACCTTGAAGAAAGAGATCTCGCCAAGGTGGGGCTCAACGGCGGTTTTGAATACGAAGGCTACGGGGGCTCCGGCAGGATCGAAAGCCAGATCCTGGCCCTCGGCAGTCTTGGTGGGGGCCACCTCGTTGGGTGCGGGCAGGTTCTCAACGGCAAACTCCATGAAGCGGTTTACGCCCTGGTTGTGTTTTCCGGAGATACACAATACGGGGAACATCGTGCGGGTGGCGATACCCTGGTTGATGCCCTTTGCCAGTTGTTCATCGCTGAGGGTACCATTCTCGAAGAAGGCTTCCATCAGGGCTTCCTCACTCTCGGCGGCAGCCTCGATGATGGCGTTGTGATATTCTTCGGCCTTGCTTTGTTCTTCGGCGGGCAGGTCGCTGATGACAGGCTGGCCACCGCCGTCGGGGAATTTATAGAGTTTCATTTTCAGCACGTCGACCACGCTGTCGAAGCCATGACCGGCATTCACCGGGTACTGGGCCACCAGCACCTTGTCGCCGAAATGGCTGCGGAGCTGACGGATGGTCTCATCAAAATTGGTTTTTTCGTGCTCCAGCTGGTTGACCAGGAATACGGCGGGTTTCTCGAGGGCGGTGATATAGCGCCAGGTAATCTCGGTACCTACTTCCACCCCGTTTTGCGAGTTGACCACCATCACGGCGGTATCCGATACTTTCAGGGCAGCGATCACCTCACCGATGAAATCGTCAAAACCGGGGGTATCGATGATGTTGATCTTCTTTCCAGCATATTCGGCATACATCACGGTGGAGAAAACGGATGCCTGGCGTTCCAGTTCTATTTCGCGGTAGTCAGAAACCGAGTTCTTGTCGTCGACAGAACCCCTGCGGTTAATGACCCCGCCTTCGAAGAGCATGGCTTCGGCCAGGGTGGTTTTCCCCGATTTCGCACCTCCAATGAGGGCGATGTTCTTAATTTCGTTTGTTTGATATACTTTCATAACAGCGTCAACAGGTTTAAGCGTGTATAATGAATTTGGTTGATATTTCCCTTAATACGTCGGGCAGCAACAAAAACGGGCCCGGCAAACACCCTTCCGGCTCCGGGCTGCGGTCCCGAAAAAAGTGGCTAAAGTTATGAAAAAACTGCATAGCAACCGCACTTCTCCTTCAAAAAATCATGATTAAGAATGCATTAGATTTTGAAGGCCACCAGGCTGGCAAATGCTGCCAGTCGGTTCTGGATTTCAGCTTCGCCGATCTCGAGCAGGCGGTCGGTGCCAAATTTCTCTACGGTAAAGCTAGCCATGGCCGAAC
Proteins encoded in this region:
- a CDS encoding elongation factor G, with the protein product MKVYQTNEIKNIALIGGAKSGKTTLAEAMLFEGGVINRRGSVDDKNSVSDYREIELERQASVFSTVMYAEYAGKKINIIDTPGFDDFIGEVIAALKVSDTAVMVVNSQNGVEVGTEITWRYITALEKPAVFLVNQLEHEKTNFDETIRQLRSHFGDKVLVAQYPVNAGHGFDSVVDVLKMKLYKFPDGGGQPVISDLPAEEQSKAEEYHNAIIEAAAESEEALMEAFFENGTLSDEQLAKGINQGIATRTMFPVLCISGKHNQGVNRFMEFAVENLPAPNEVAPTKTAEGQDLAFDPAGAPVAFVFKTAVEPHLGEISFFKVYNGTIAESIDLVNANTGSKERLSQLFAVAGKNRQKVEKVMPGDIAATIKLKDTHTNNSLTSSKNQGQMVSPIVFPEAKIRMAVKAKNTADEEKLAGILKEMYNIDPTLTYEHSKELKQVILSGQGEMHLNVAKWMIENINKVGIEFLAPRIPYRETITKNAKASYRHKKQSGGAGQFGEVHMMIEPHYEGKPDQTEFPIRGRDEHELPWGGKLIFNSCIVGGAIDSRFMPAILKGIMEKMEEGPLTGSYARDIIVNVYDGKMHPVDSNEISFKLAGRNAFKDAFKNAAPKILEPIYDVEVTVPEEKMGDVMTDLQGRRAIIMGMESEGHYQKIKAKVPLAELNRYSTSLSSLTSGRATYGMKFAEYQQVPMDVQDALLKAYEEEEKDED